DNA sequence from the Armigeres subalbatus isolate Guangzhou_Male chromosome 1, GZ_Asu_2, whole genome shotgun sequence genome:
attaatgttattttggaatttttcccaaTCCGCATCTTCTATTTTCCATCTTGGAATACGATCACTTGCTGGCGATTTTGACGGTGTCGACATAATTAGTGGAATATGATCACTTCCGTGTGAATCCTCACAGACGGTAAGTTCCAATATTCCCGCTAGTTGATTAGAGCAGAGGCAAATGTCGATGCAAGATCCGATTCCTGTGCCGCTGTTTATGTAGGTTTTCTCACCGTTGTTCAGAACTACCAGGTTCTTTTCGTTTATTATTGATTCTATTGTTGTACCTCTAGTGCTGATATTTTCCGATCCCCATAAGGGATGATGGGCATTTATGTCACCTACCAGGATGAAAGGTTCAggaatttgttctattaaagccATAATATCCTCTTTTGAGATCTGTTCCCCCGGAGGGAGGTATACGTTTAGTAAGTTTGCGTTCAGTGGTGCTCCGATGTTAACTGCAATTGCTTCTAGATCTGTATCAATATCTATGATTTGACTATCGATGTCGTTTTTTACTGCGATTATTACACCGCCTGCTGCTCTTGCTCCATTTGTTCTTGGACGATGGTATATTGAATATCCTCTGATTTCTGATTGGTTGTCATTTTGGCACATAGTTTCTTGAAGGCAAATAGCTAATGTATTGTAAGTGCTTGCAAGGATGTTGAGGTCAGGCCTTCTTCCTCTTAAGCCTCTTACATTCCATGAAATTATATGATGTTCACTGTTGATTGTACTTGAGTGGTCTTGTGTTGTTTGTGCTATTTTGTAATGCTTTTtggttttgctattattttctagGATTTCATTTTCTCGTTTCCGTCATCTGAGTTATTTTCTGGGTCTGTGGAAATATATCCTACTTCTTCGGTAACTGCTttcattttgtttccttttttccttgGAGGAGAACTTGGCTGCTTCTCTTGACTTCTTGTGTGCTTAGTTGGGTTCTTCTGTCCGCTATGGGAGGGTGCGTACAAATTTAATGTTGCTTGTAGTTTATTGTTGTCTTTTTTCAGACTTTCAAGTTCGTTCTCGGCTgcttttcttcttgttttctcctctttgtaGACTGATACCAGATGTTCAAATTTGTGGTTCAGTGCTTTGTATTTTTCCTCCATGGATTCCATCTTTTTCTCGTTTTCATTTGTGACTTTTTTGATTTCTTCTTTGTATTCCTTCAGCTTCACTTCGAACTGATTTTTGATGTCAGCTCTGATCTTTTCTTCAAGGGTTTTCTTTTCTTCGTTTAGTAGTTTCACTTGGTCGGCGTAAGTATTCGAGCTTTGATCTTCTATCATTTTTCTGGCTTCCCAAAAAGACAAGTTTTTATCCactttgatttttattatttcctttTCTCTTTTTAAGACGGGGCATCCATTAAAGAACGCTCCGTGCTCGTTTCCACAATTTAAACACTTTTCTCGGTTTTCACATTCTTCATGATAGTTATTTCCACATTTCCCGCACTTTTTCTCACTTGAACAGTTTCTTCCAATGTGGCCAAACTTTAGGCACTTAAAGCAACGCATCGGATTTGGATACCATGGTCTTGTTTCCAGCACAGTGTATCCAATTTTAACTTCTTTGGGGGGTGTTTTTCCTTCAAGCGTAAGAACGAAAACTCCCATCGGAGTTTTAACATTGTCGCGCATTTTCATCAACTGTTTGACATCCGTAACTCTTTGGGAGGATAGGTTTTCCAGAAGCTCGTCGTCACTCACTTCCTTCAAGTCTCGGCAGACTATCACTACTTTGCTCGAATTTAAAGTTTTGTGCTCGTACACTTTGACGGTAATTTCGTCacacaatttttcaattttagccAGGTTTTTTGCCTGGTGTTCGTTCCTCACCGTCACTAGAATTTTTCCATCCTTCGTTTTCTTTGCGCTGGTTCCGCTTCCACAGTAACTTTGGATTGTTTTTTCCACAAGTATCGGGGACACTCCGTGGAAATTTTTATCCTCTTCCATCCTTTCCATCACCATTATCATTTCTCTGGGGTTTCCCCCAGAGGTTTCCCCCAGTCGGGGGAAATTGGATGCACTCATCCGGCAAGTTGGTGTCGCCGGTGGCGCAGGGTTTATTCAAGTTCAGAGTCCTATGTATGTTGTTTACGCTTCGGTCGACGGCACTAGTAATTGGTGATTCAACACTTTCACGGTCTCGGTCGGGGGTAATATGATACTTTCGCGATCGCGGTAGTTGGTTTAATTAATTGCCAGTAAGCGTCTATACTCGACCGGGGCAGAACTCGGACTGTTTGTTCTTTATTGATTgttcgcgatttttttaaattttttttgtggaaaaacatttatattttgtgaaaatttttgtagttatttattgctaatattgatttatttacggaaattttatatttttttcaatgagaAATTTTGGTTTcctcatggaaaattcttcttttttaattgcaatttttgctttaaaaagtgctagtttatatatttatatttttatatcttttattgatgatgatgatggactTTGCTTATATACTGATTTCTTTTTTGACGATTTCCAAATTTTTTAGGGGGAGTTCATATTTTTGTCGGTTGAAAGGGGTCTGCCTCGACTTTTGTACTATCTAGAAGTCTGATGTTTCACTAGCTACTGTGAATAAAGTAGAACAAGTCAGCGTTTGAGAGGCAGGAGCGCTTATAACTCTATCAATGGataggaaaaaatacaaaaattaatatcAACTTCATATTTTGCACATTGACAATCAATTTCGACTACACGGATCAAGTTGTTTTGTTGCTCATGGAACCGTCTTGTCTTCAAACCAGATACAAAATACAAGCATGTACAGCTTTTTCCGATGGAGCGAACCAAGTTTCAGTTCGGACGCCACTCCAAACTTGATCTGCATTTACGACAACAGATTGCATTGCGACCATGACAGCCAGAGCCTCAACAGCACACGAATCGGTGGTGGTTGCCCCCATCAGCGAGGAGCAGAGCAAAGCCAAGTAGAAAGTCATTTTCAGCCCGAGCTCCCCGACCGACTAGAAAAGCCAATTAAGGCGCTGAAGGAAGGTTGTTCTTCTGGTTTCCCTCGTGGTCGTCGTCGATGATTATATCTTCTTCGTTTTCTTGGAGCGACGACACTTTCAAGGTTccgcttttgaaaggaggccagtTTTTCTGGCTTTCCTCGATTGCACTCCCGGCTTGATGTGGTTGATTGTGGTATTTTTCATCAATCATCTCTGACGGATTTCAAAGCCACGGTGGGGTAGAGGAGTTGCTGATTAGATGTTTCAAATAGCATTTCAATGCAAAAACTTGCAACATTGTCAATAAGATCAGCAGGAAATGCACACGTTGAAACTTGGGTTAGCAATAATGCCATGAAAGCAGGAAGCTGAAGATATGTGACTTTCTTCGGAATAAGTGTTTTAAAGTTCCAAAAACTAAAACATTTTATGCTTTACTCAGTGTGGAGTTGTTTGCATTTCTCATAATTCAAATTGCGAAACTAGCCAACCGGACTGCATCTGAATTTGCAACATTTCGTCTAAATGAAACGAATAACAACGAGAAGACCATAAATGAAGATGGAGAAAACCCCTCGAAATCGATTCCATCATACATAACCGATTACAAATCAGTTGAACCAATCTTTTGGTTCGGCTGCCTTTTTCCGCATTTCACCTCGTttaaatttagttcaaaccatacCGGAGTGAGTCTTGTCTTGCCAATTAACTCTCACCTGAAAGCATGAAACGATCCATTGTtaatttttcacggaaaattaatcaaaattatAGAACCGACCGACCTATGATCTTATCAGATTTC
Encoded proteins:
- the LOC134214344 gene encoding uncharacterized protein LOC134214344, which codes for MSASNFPRLGETSGGNPREMIMVMERMEEDKNFHGVSPILVEKTIQSYCGSGTSAKKTKDGKILVTVRNEHQAKNLAKIEKLCDEITVKVYEHKTLNSSKVVIVCRDLKEVSDDELLENLSSQRVTDVKQLMKMRDNVKTPMGVFVLTLEGKTPPKEVKIGYTVLETRPWYPNPMRCFKCLKFGHIGRNCSSEKKCGKCGNNYHEECENREKCLNCGNEHGAFFNGCPVLKREKEIIKIKVDKNLSFWEARKMIEDQSSNTYADQVKLLNEEKKTLEEKIRADIKNQFEVKLKEYKEEIKKVTNENEKKMESMEEKYKALNHKFEHLVSVYKEEKTRRKAAENELESLKKDNNKLQATLNLYAPSHSGQKNPTKHTRSQEKQPSSPPRKKGNKMKAVTEEVGYISTDPENNSDDGNEKMKS